From the genome of Pseudomonas yamanorum, one region includes:
- a CDS encoding phage tail tape measure protein — MTSISELGIKVDSTDAVQASTDLDKLTAAGDRAEKSTNALGETSDQAKARILELAKAAVAARESQQNLSSVATGLSEAQQGLITSTNGSAQAQAQAAAAQRATVVTTDRLAVSSTKANAVTITQQNELQQLLEQIDPTTKALNRLDEQERKLAQQKKLGLEAEVFSAYQGKIQQTRESLTRFDDSLTRTGNTAKQTAAALRGVPAQFTDIFVSLQGGQAPLTVLLQQGGQLKDMFGGIGPAARALGGYVLGLINPFTLAAAVVAALGLAYYKGSEEADSYNKALIFTGNAAGTSASQLAVMAQQVSSTIGTTGAAAEVLAKLAGNGKIASGSFEQITEAALQMERATGRSIDETIAEFAKIAKDPVAAAKELNDQYHFLTASVYAQIVALKEQGDTVAAANLLTDTYASTIAARAGQITQNLGLIERGWNSIRDAAKAALDVPLSIGREKGLADQLAEERAKLADLEKKSSGNSIVANSAAVTKEREQLQQSIRLKEAYIEIEKRQNKYVGDRQKIQDEGIAATERADARHLATMSNAEKRALEIKKINEDTAKIRAANPDDKRVDPKYVAQQIKDVNEKYKDPKGSSTPVDLTSFNDSKNQLNAVLSYYKSADKELEAAQKAGIISQESYTAQRIALLQQQASEVKSSYEAEISALEDAKGKAGTSAAQRIQLDQKIADARANMVKAQQESESELAVIATNEQGRLKKQELAIKSYTDALDQQNAALQRAGSRAAQGVGQSDRQNAINGDLNGISDRANQQRLDLARDKADASRNMSAEEYQAKLEAINRSERDLTQTTLSNYEQMSVAQSDWRNGATSAFSNYLDSARDVAGQARSLFTNAFSSMEDAAANFATSGKLSFSDFTKSVLADMARIATRQAASSILSSVASAFGGGGASFGSSIGSALVEGRASGGPVDPNTLYEVNEKGPELFSQGGRSYLMTGAQGGSVTPLMTGGASIAAASGGGGGGGGGNTYNFPVSVSVQTASDAGNATQEDTTQLGKGIQQAAKTEAETAIAKGLQPGGSIWRVINGR; from the coding sequence ATGACCTCCATTTCCGAGCTCGGTATCAAGGTCGATTCGACCGATGCGGTACAGGCTTCAACCGACCTCGATAAGCTGACTGCGGCCGGAGATCGCGCTGAAAAGTCAACGAACGCTCTAGGCGAGACGTCCGATCAGGCAAAGGCTCGCATCCTAGAACTAGCTAAAGCGGCAGTGGCCGCCCGAGAATCTCAGCAGAATCTATCCAGTGTCGCCACCGGCTTATCTGAAGCCCAGCAAGGCCTGATTACCTCAACGAATGGGTCTGCGCAGGCTCAGGCTCAGGCGGCGGCAGCTCAGCGCGCTACTGTGGTCACTACAGATCGCCTCGCAGTATCAAGTACAAAAGCGAACGCAGTAACTATCACCCAACAAAACGAGCTTCAACAGCTTCTCGAGCAGATTGATCCTACGACCAAGGCGTTGAACCGCCTCGACGAACAAGAGCGCAAACTCGCTCAACAGAAGAAGCTTGGGCTTGAGGCTGAGGTGTTCAGCGCTTACCAGGGGAAGATTCAGCAGACGAGAGAGTCGTTGACTCGATTTGATGACTCCCTGACGCGCACCGGAAATACCGCAAAACAAACAGCCGCCGCACTGCGCGGTGTTCCCGCCCAGTTCACGGATATTTTTGTATCTTTGCAGGGCGGACAAGCCCCGCTGACTGTTCTGCTACAGCAGGGCGGCCAACTCAAAGATATGTTCGGGGGTATCGGTCCTGCCGCCAGGGCGCTTGGCGGATACGTTCTCGGCCTGATAAATCCATTTACCCTCGCAGCAGCAGTGGTTGCCGCTCTGGGTCTCGCCTATTACAAGGGGAGCGAAGAGGCTGACTCCTACAACAAAGCTCTTATTTTTACCGGAAACGCTGCCGGAACTAGTGCCTCACAACTTGCCGTAATGGCACAGCAGGTCAGCTCCACAATCGGCACGACAGGGGCCGCTGCCGAGGTGCTCGCAAAACTGGCGGGTAATGGGAAGATTGCCAGCGGCAGTTTTGAGCAAATCACGGAAGCCGCTCTGCAGATGGAGCGTGCAACTGGCCGATCGATTGATGAAACCATCGCAGAGTTTGCCAAAATCGCGAAGGATCCGGTCGCCGCGGCCAAAGAGCTGAACGACCAATACCACTTTCTGACAGCGTCTGTGTACGCCCAGATCGTAGCCCTCAAGGAGCAGGGTGACACGGTAGCCGCGGCAAACCTGCTGACTGATACCTATGCCAGCACGATAGCCGCCCGGGCTGGACAGATCACTCAAAACCTCGGCTTGATTGAACGTGGCTGGAACTCCATTCGTGACGCCGCCAAGGCTGCGCTTGATGTGCCTTTGTCGATTGGGCGAGAAAAGGGGCTTGCTGATCAGCTTGCAGAAGAGCGCGCAAAGTTAGCGGACCTGGAAAAGAAATCCAGCGGCAACAGCATCGTTGCGAACAGTGCTGCAGTTACGAAAGAGAGAGAGCAGCTCCAACAGTCTATTCGCCTCAAAGAGGCTTACATTGAGATCGAAAAAAGGCAGAACAAGTACGTTGGAGATCGGCAGAAAATTCAAGACGAGGGTATCGCAGCTACGGAACGGGCCGATGCTCGTCATCTTGCAACGATGTCCAACGCAGAAAAGCGTGCGCTGGAAATCAAAAAGATCAACGAGGACACCGCGAAGATCAGGGCGGCGAACCCCGATGACAAGAGGGTAGACCCAAAATACGTTGCCCAGCAGATCAAGGACGTAAACGAAAAGTACAAAGACCCAAAAGGGTCGAGTACTCCGGTCGACCTAACCTCGTTCAACGACTCGAAGAATCAGCTCAATGCTGTCCTCAGCTACTACAAAAGCGCGGATAAGGAGCTGGAGGCGGCACAGAAGGCCGGGATCATCTCCCAGGAGAGCTACACGGCCCAGCGCATAGCTTTGCTCCAGCAGCAGGCGTCAGAGGTCAAATCCTCCTACGAGGCCGAGATCTCGGCTCTTGAGGATGCCAAGGGCAAGGCCGGCACCTCGGCTGCGCAGCGTATCCAGCTGGACCAGAAGATCGCCGACGCCCGGGCCAATATGGTCAAGGCTCAACAGGAGTCGGAAAGCGAGCTGGCGGTAATCGCCACCAATGAGCAGGGACGACTCAAAAAGCAAGAACTGGCCATCAAGTCGTACACCGACGCGCTTGATCAGCAGAACGCGGCGTTGCAGCGCGCTGGAAGCCGAGCTGCTCAAGGTGTGGGCCAGAGTGACCGCCAGAACGCCATTAACGGCGACCTCAACGGTATCTCTGATCGCGCCAACCAGCAGCGCCTGGACCTCGCCCGCGACAAGGCCGACGCTTCTCGCAACATGAGCGCAGAGGAGTACCAGGCCAAGCTGGAGGCGATAAACCGCAGTGAGCGCGACCTGACGCAGACCACGCTCAGCAACTACGAGCAGATGTCTGTGGCCCAGAGCGACTGGCGCAACGGTGCAACCTCAGCATTCAGCAACTATCTCGACTCTGCCAGGGACGTCGCCGGGCAGGCTCGAAGCCTGTTCACCAACGCCTTCAGCTCTATGGAGGACGCTGCGGCCAACTTCGCCACCAGCGGGAAGCTGTCGTTCTCGGACTTCACCAAATCGGTCCTGGCGGACATGGCGAGGATCGCCACTCGGCAGGCTGCATCCAGCATTTTATCGAGCGTAGCGTCAGCGTTTGGCGGTGGGGGCGCCAGCTTCGGCTCCAGCATCGGCAGCGCTCTCGTAGAAGGTAGAGCGTCCGGCGGCCCCGTCGATCCCAACACCTTGTACGAGGTGAACGAGAAGGGTCCTGAGCTTTTCAGCCAGGGCGGGCGGTCGTACCTGATGACTGGTGCCCAGGGTGGCAGCGTGACGCCGCTTATGACTGGTGGTGCTTCTATCGCTGCGGCTTCTGGAGGTGGTGGCGGGGGCGGTGGTGGTAACACCTACAACTTCCCCGTGTCGGTATCCGTGCAAACGGCAAGCGACGCCGGGAATGCAACGCAGGAAGACACCACGCAACTGGGCAAGGGCATTCAGCAGGCAGCCAAAACTGAGGCTGAAACCGCAATTGCCAAGGGCCTTCAGCCTGGCGGCTCAATCTGGCGAGTCATCAACGGGAGGTAA
- a CDS encoding superinfection immunity protein, with translation MFVLRLIVLAFLAFYSYSMGQERGGLNAFGEFVVFSGIVFIPALYMLPTFEAWLRKHSNLTSIALLNLFLGWTLLGWVAAIVWAFKKQEPQVLAKAEPAYAPVFPPKELRETKACPYCAEEVLAAAVKCKHCGSEIPAS, from the coding sequence ATGTTCGTTTTAAGGCTGATTGTTCTAGCGTTTCTTGCATTCTACAGTTACTCCATGGGGCAGGAGCGCGGAGGCCTGAATGCGTTCGGTGAGTTCGTAGTATTCAGTGGGATCGTATTCATTCCCGCCCTGTATATGCTCCCAACATTCGAGGCATGGCTGAGAAAACACTCCAACCTCACATCAATCGCACTGTTAAACCTTTTCCTTGGCTGGACGTTGCTGGGCTGGGTAGCGGCTATCGTGTGGGCTTTTAAGAAGCAGGAGCCACAGGTTTTGGCGAAAGCCGAGCCAGCGTACGCGCCTGTTTTTCCGCCGAAGGAGTTGCGCGAAACTAAAGCCTGCCCTTATTGCGCCGAAGAGGTGCTGGCTGCGGCTGTGAAGTGCAAGCACTGCGGGAGCGAAATCCCCGCATCCTGA
- a CDS encoding DUF1799 domain-containing protein, which yields MTKADIPDEEYEVWPDNWPAFLLFEAMSTQWRVGMGGAVGLDYNVIKPVASMIGIKRGELSQAFPDLRMMEAEAMLVMSESK from the coding sequence ATGACCAAGGCCGATATTCCCGATGAAGAGTACGAGGTCTGGCCAGACAACTGGCCGGCCTTTCTGCTGTTCGAGGCGATGTCCACGCAGTGGCGTGTGGGTATGGGCGGCGCCGTGGGCCTGGACTACAACGTCATCAAGCCGGTGGCCAGCATGATCGGTATCAAGCGGGGAGAGCTGTCACAGGCTTTCCCTGACCTTCGGATGATGGAAGCCGAAGCGATGCTGGTGATGAGCGAGAGCAAGTGA
- a CDS encoding phage tail assembly chaperone — translation MAKIKIAPNPTFKAKVQIPRVGGDAVPVDFEFKYLDRIALSALFDRWNTARDDHATKVQDEGISWQDATASEIALQVEQLKDIVSGWGFDEKLSDEAMTALVTTCVGAPQAVLAAYQAAYQPARLGN, via the coding sequence ATGGCCAAGATCAAGATCGCTCCAAACCCAACGTTCAAGGCCAAGGTGCAGATCCCCCGCGTGGGCGGTGATGCGGTGCCCGTGGACTTCGAATTCAAGTACCTGGACCGCATCGCGCTGTCGGCGCTGTTCGACCGCTGGAACACCGCGCGGGACGATCACGCAACCAAAGTGCAGGACGAGGGCATCTCCTGGCAGGACGCCACGGCCTCGGAAATCGCGCTGCAGGTCGAACAGCTTAAGGATATCGTCAGTGGCTGGGGCTTCGATGAGAAGCTGTCCGACGAAGCAATGACTGCGCTGGTCACCACGTGCGTGGGTGCACCCCAGGCGGTGTTGGCCGCCTATCAAGCCGCCTACCAGCCGGCACGCCTGGGAAACTGA
- a CDS encoding phage tail protein: protein MGFRLPNGATLQIASTYGPAIPVTALSNANPAVATAAAHGLTDGDIIAVTSGWTRLNDRAARVDNSLTGTFALENINTTNLQPYPAGSGQGSVREVTGFVEISQITDVATTGGDQQFLTFGFLADDDDRQIPTTKNPISMSFTVADDPSLPYVPVVETADDDKVTRVLRLNLPNGDSILYNAYVTITSTPALSRNNLMTRVITLSLAGRPTRYSAVVA, encoded by the coding sequence ATGGGCTTTCGACTCCCCAACGGCGCGACCCTGCAAATCGCTTCGACCTACGGTCCGGCGATCCCGGTCACCGCGCTGAGCAATGCTAACCCAGCGGTGGCGACCGCCGCGGCGCACGGCCTGACTGATGGCGACATCATTGCCGTCACCTCCGGCTGGACCCGCCTGAATGACCGCGCAGCACGCGTGGACAACAGCCTGACCGGCACTTTCGCCCTGGAAAACATCAACACCACCAACCTCCAGCCATACCCGGCCGGCTCGGGCCAGGGCTCTGTGCGCGAGGTGACCGGTTTCGTTGAAATCTCGCAGATCACCGATGTAGCCACCACCGGCGGCGACCAGCAGTTCCTGACCTTCGGCTTCCTGGCTGACGATGACGACCGCCAGATCCCGACCACCAAGAACCCGATCAGCATGTCGTTCACCGTAGCGGATGACCCGTCCTTGCCGTACGTCCCGGTGGTTGAAACCGCTGACGATGACAAGGTAACCCGCGTACTGCGCCTGAACCTGCCGAACGGCGACAGCATCCTCTACAACGCGTACGTGACCATCACGTCGACCCCGGCCTTGTCCCGTAACAACCTGATGACCCGCGTCATCACCCTGTCGCTGGCCGGCCGTCCAACCCGTTATTCCGCAGTGGTGGCGTAA
- a CDS encoding phage tail terminator-like protein — MSHNIIAEAFEARLRAWAKARTKPLKIQAENETYTPASGETYLRAFTLPAVTASNTLGGDHHLYVGVFQVNIVAPSGKYRTEASGIVDELAALFPVNLRIPRAGLVAIVLTPVGPGPGIPDGNTFTVPASFQYRADTN; from the coding sequence ATGAGCCACAACATCATCGCCGAGGCATTTGAGGCGCGATTGCGAGCCTGGGCCAAGGCACGAACAAAGCCGTTAAAGATTCAGGCCGAGAACGAGACCTACACACCAGCTTCCGGCGAGACGTACCTGCGAGCCTTCACGCTGCCGGCGGTGACAGCCAGCAACACGCTCGGCGGCGACCACCACCTGTACGTCGGCGTTTTCCAGGTCAACATCGTGGCACCGTCCGGCAAGTACCGGACCGAGGCGAGCGGCATTGTTGATGAGCTGGCCGCGCTATTCCCGGTGAATCTACGCATCCCTCGCGCTGGGCTGGTCGCTATCGTGCTTACGCCGGTCGGCCCGGGGCCAGGCATCCCTGACGGCAACACCTTCACTGTGCCGGCCTCGTTCCAGTATCGAGCCGACACCAACTAA
- a CDS encoding HK97 gp10 family phage protein → MAKPHHMTSRYGGLKGSFAESLAAFAEQTKEAIDDVFREVVIEIGTSVIRLSPVDTGRFKGNWQFTVGAPSSQSLDTFDKSGHETIATLVSEVSKLEAGQVAYIVNNLVYGVPLEYGHSDQAPAGMVQITLARFQQIVEEAIRNNQV, encoded by the coding sequence ATGGCCAAACCTCACCACATGACCAGCCGCTACGGCGGGCTGAAAGGAAGTTTCGCTGAGAGCCTGGCAGCGTTCGCGGAACAGACCAAGGAAGCCATCGACGATGTGTTCCGTGAGGTGGTGATCGAGATCGGCACTTCGGTCATCCGCCTGTCACCGGTGGACACTGGGCGCTTCAAAGGCAACTGGCAGTTTACCGTGGGCGCCCCTTCAAGTCAGAGCCTGGACACTTTCGACAAGTCCGGACACGAGACCATTGCCACCCTGGTGTCCGAGGTCAGCAAGCTGGAGGCCGGGCAGGTGGCATACATCGTCAATAACCTGGTGTACGGCGTGCCGCTTGAGTATGGGCATTCCGACCAGGCTCCCGCCGGCATGGTGCAAATCACTCTGGCCCGCTTCCAGCAGATCGTCGAAGAAGCCATCAGGAATAACCAGGTATGA
- a CDS encoding structural protein, with protein MTPAQIIQAIEGMEPAMQRAYLEQVKTVVGAATVTEVERLIAEEDEDGLVALLSLGALSAFLELARSVFIAGAKFEVKAIVIPRELGRFEFDARQPAAEKWVSAKAEEIRANASIDVRAAIREVMGSRRRIVGWPSAQPAAAQVEVSATPMVRTPRQAALDLLGRVSAQTGSRSGGVIGLPGNYAQYVLNARSQLLGGNPDEMRKYLQRKRRDRRFDGIVNRAIKAGTPVAQADVDKIAGRYADRLMKTYAEMLSKAEALESFGAGRDQVYEQLIAQGLDRDSVTKTWRDRGDKKVRHTHSVMGGQEVQKDQPFQSPTGALLRYPGDTSLGAGWSERANCRCSAIYKIRRK; from the coding sequence ATGACCCCGGCGCAAATCATCCAGGCCATCGAAGGAATGGAGCCTGCGATGCAGCGGGCCTATCTGGAGCAGGTAAAGACGGTGGTCGGCGCGGCAACTGTTACGGAGGTTGAGCGGCTGATTGCTGAAGAGGATGAAGATGGCTTGGTGGCGCTGCTCAGCCTGGGCGCACTGTCTGCATTCCTTGAGCTGGCGCGATCGGTGTTCATCGCCGGCGCCAAGTTCGAGGTTAAGGCGATCGTGATCCCCCGTGAGCTTGGGCGTTTCGAGTTCGATGCCAGGCAGCCTGCTGCTGAAAAGTGGGTGTCGGCCAAGGCGGAAGAGATTCGCGCCAACGCATCCATCGATGTGCGCGCCGCTATTCGCGAAGTGATGGGTAGTCGCCGACGCATTGTCGGGTGGCCCAGTGCACAGCCTGCTGCGGCACAGGTCGAGGTCAGCGCCACACCAATGGTGCGCACGCCACGACAGGCAGCACTTGACCTGCTGGGTCGTGTAAGCGCGCAGACCGGCTCTCGGTCCGGTGGCGTTATCGGACTGCCTGGCAACTATGCACAGTACGTGCTGAATGCCCGGTCCCAGCTGCTGGGCGGTAACCCCGACGAGATGCGAAAGTACTTGCAGCGCAAGCGCCGAGACCGCCGCTTCGACGGAATCGTCAACAGAGCAATCAAGGCCGGAACGCCCGTCGCCCAGGCTGACGTGGACAAGATTGCCGGTCGCTACGCTGATCGCCTGATGAAGACCTATGCCGAAATGCTGTCCAAGGCCGAGGCGCTGGAGTCATTCGGTGCCGGCCGCGACCAGGTGTATGAGCAGTTGATTGCTCAGGGCCTTGATCGTGATTCGGTCACGAAGACCTGGCGCGACCGAGGCGACAAGAAGGTCCGCCACACGCACTCCGTGATGGGCGGCCAAGAGGTGCAGAAGGATCAGCCATTTCAGAGCCCTACCGGGGCGCTGCTTCGCTACCCGGGCGACACCAGCCTGGGAGCGGGGTGGAGCGAGCGCGCCAACTGCCGGTGCTCGGCCATCTACAAAATAAGGCGCAAGTGA
- a CDS encoding DnaT-like ssDNA-binding protein, protein MPDFYGIVAAADAYHAARANAAWTGDEVAKQAALIRASVYIDGRYRKLLASGVWQSLFPGVKTEGRGQAREWPRTGAYDYEGNAIPADQVPVEVEQATYEAALRELVEPGSLSPDFVSASLVKREKVGPLETEFAVSVGADAADSVRPVISIIDEMIAPVLVARYTLPAVFTV, encoded by the coding sequence ATGCCAGACTTTTACGGAATCGTCGCTGCTGCCGACGCCTATCACGCTGCGCGCGCGAATGCCGCATGGACCGGCGATGAAGTGGCGAAGCAGGCCGCGCTGATCCGGGCATCGGTCTACATCGACGGCCGCTACCGGAAGCTACTGGCCTCTGGTGTGTGGCAGTCATTGTTCCCCGGCGTGAAGACCGAGGGCAGAGGGCAAGCCAGGGAGTGGCCGCGGACCGGTGCCTATGACTACGAAGGCAATGCTATTCCGGCTGACCAGGTGCCCGTCGAGGTTGAGCAGGCCACGTACGAAGCGGCTCTTCGCGAACTGGTCGAGCCTGGCAGTCTCAGCCCTGACTTCGTATCGGCATCACTGGTCAAGCGTGAGAAGGTCGGCCCGCTTGAGACAGAATTTGCTGTATCGGTTGGCGCGGACGCCGCCGATTCGGTTCGCCCGGTGATCAGCATCATTGACGAGATGATCGCTCCCGTTCTGGTGGCTCGCTATACGCTGCCTGCGGTGTTTACGGTATGA
- a CDS encoding DUF2184 domain-containing protein: MPQAFADAQAALPFVVAQGRNIETAIYEARYPEYSYRDLMPVVTEGNQWAIGTQFYSMQLAGEAKFLSGAANDMPFNNVSWGEGSHDYAMIGSGWEWNLEEVNQAALYGRNLNDLKAMSASRSTERLLYDIATTGSTEKNWRGFVNQSNVQTITAAATGTGSSTLFANKTPQQILIDLNGLLKLVPQASNNVELADTLSLPLEVMDYIATVFVGAEANSPTILERFRTSNVYTARTGRPLNITTADSLSTAGAGGGGRIVAYRKALDVIRFHLPMPRMVLPVHQKTIMGFETGIIARTGGVEVRLPGAMAYMDGVSEPA; encoded by the coding sequence ATGCCCCAAGCATTCGCAGACGCTCAAGCAGCGTTGCCATTCGTTGTAGCCCAGGGCCGCAACATCGAAACCGCGATCTACGAGGCTCGCTATCCTGAGTACTCCTACCGCGACCTGATGCCTGTCGTCACCGAAGGCAACCAGTGGGCGATCGGCACCCAGTTCTACAGCATGCAACTCGCGGGCGAAGCCAAGTTCCTGTCCGGCGCCGCGAACGACATGCCGTTCAACAACGTTTCGTGGGGCGAAGGCTCGCACGACTACGCCATGATCGGCTCCGGCTGGGAATGGAACCTGGAAGAAGTCAATCAGGCCGCCCTGTATGGCCGCAACCTGAACGACCTGAAAGCCATGTCTGCCAGTCGCTCCACTGAGCGCCTGCTCTACGACATCGCCACTACCGGCAGCACCGAGAAAAACTGGCGCGGCTTCGTCAACCAGTCGAACGTGCAAACCATCACAGCAGCGGCCACCGGCACCGGCAGCTCCACTCTGTTCGCGAACAAAACTCCGCAACAGATCCTGATCGACCTGAATGGCCTGCTCAAGCTGGTGCCACAGGCTTCGAACAACGTCGAATTGGCCGACACGCTGTCTTTGCCTTTGGAGGTGATGGATTACATCGCCACCGTATTCGTGGGCGCCGAAGCAAACAGCCCGACCATCCTGGAGCGCTTCCGCACCTCCAACGTTTACACGGCGCGCACCGGCCGACCGCTGAACATCACTACCGCCGACTCCCTGTCGACCGCTGGTGCTGGTGGTGGCGGCCGTATCGTGGCCTATCGCAAGGCTTTGGACGTGATCCGCTTCCACCTGCCAATGCCTCGCATGGTGCTGCCGGTTCATCAGAAGACCATCATGGGCTTCGAGACCGGCATCATCGCGCGCACCGGCGGTGTTGAAGTTCGCTTGCCAGGCGCCATGGCGTACATGGACGGCGTGTCCGAGCCTGCATAA
- a CDS encoding structural cement protein Gp24 → MAAYQTTYPDRPAKGLHGASANEEIKNDISRTIENAAGVRFGEPVQRGAGDHGVVPFAAGGKFVGIAKLTPAVPAVKAGSTLIDGYPQYFTAPIRERGQMYVTVSAPVVDGDPVYYVTASNTYTNAAGTGIVGPFANVFFDTTGAAGDIVEISIKNRSA, encoded by the coding sequence ATGGCCGCTTATCAAACGACTTACCCTGATCGTCCAGCCAAGGGCCTGCATGGCGCCTCGGCGAACGAAGAGATCAAGAACGACATCAGCCGCACCATCGAAAACGCCGCCGGTGTTCGCTTCGGCGAGCCAGTCCAGCGCGGCGCCGGTGACCATGGCGTTGTCCCATTCGCGGCCGGCGGCAAGTTCGTCGGCATCGCCAAGCTGACCCCGGCTGTGCCGGCGGTGAAAGCAGGCTCGACCCTGATCGACGGCTACCCGCAGTACTTCACCGCGCCCATTCGTGAACGCGGCCAGATGTACGTCACGGTGAGCGCCCCTGTAGTCGATGGCGATCCCGTCTACTACGTCACTGCCTCCAACACCTACACCAATGCAGCCGGCACCGGCATCGTTGGCCCGTTCGCGAACGTTTTCTTCGACACCACCGGTGCTGCAGGCGACATCGTGGAAATCTCCATCAAGAACCGGAGCGCTTAA
- a CDS encoding DUF2213 domain-containing protein, whose amino-acid sequence MIFTDSVPVTGVRRTEDGYLVAEARVARTGIQDYLGTEIDPDNEHGLRDKPIVRVYRPESAVFHADAMHSYAYRPMTNGHPGGEGVNSKNWKDVAIGQTGGEVVRDGQFVKVPLVLMDAKAIEDYESGKRELSMGYGAEVVFQDGVTGEGEQYDCYLGPMKMNHLSLEHRARGGIDLRIGDHKPDTPKGGHDMADALRKLLVDGISIDVTEQGAQAIEKLNTKLADAATATKTLTDAHATAIALKDGELAKKDAELDALKAKQLSDADIDKRVTARADLLTKAKTIADADYTGKTDAEIRKAVVVAKLGDAAVAGKADAYIDARFEILVEDAAKDPAGDPFRKHMIQQDGKTTGNPAAEARAKMLADFNSIQPAK is encoded by the coding sequence ATGATCTTCACCGACTCCGTGCCAGTCACGGGCGTGCGGCGCACCGAGGACGGCTACCTGGTAGCCGAAGCACGCGTAGCCCGCACCGGCATTCAGGACTACCTGGGCACCGAGATTGACCCGGACAACGAACACGGCCTGCGCGATAAGCCGATCGTGCGCGTCTACCGTCCCGAAAGCGCGGTATTCCACGCTGATGCCATGCACTCCTACGCATACCGGCCAATGACCAACGGCCACCCGGGCGGTGAGGGCGTCAACTCCAAGAACTGGAAGGACGTCGCCATTGGCCAAACAGGTGGCGAAGTGGTCCGCGACGGTCAGTTCGTCAAGGTTCCCCTGGTGCTGATGGACGCCAAAGCAATCGAGGACTACGAGTCAGGCAAGCGTGAGCTCTCCATGGGATACGGCGCCGAAGTCGTGTTCCAGGATGGCGTAACCGGCGAGGGCGAGCAGTACGACTGCTACCTGGGCCCCATGAAGATGAATCACCTCAGCCTCGAGCATCGCGCTCGGGGCGGCATCGATCTACGCATCGGTGACCACAAACCAGACACCCCCAAAGGAGGCCATGACATGGCTGATGCACTGCGAAAACTCCTTGTCGATGGCATCTCCATTGATGTCACTGAACAAGGCGCCCAGGCCATCGAGAAGCTGAACACCAAGCTTGCCGATGCTGCCACCGCTACCAAAACCCTGACCGACGCGCACGCTACTGCGATCGCGCTGAAGGACGGCGAACTGGCGAAGAAAGACGCCGAGCTCGACGCCCTCAAGGCCAAGCAACTCAGCGATGCCGACATCGACAAGCGCGTAACTGCCCGCGCCGACCTGCTCACCAAGGCCAAAACCATCGCCGATGCCGACTACACCGGCAAGACCGACGCCGAGATCCGCAAGGCCGTCGTGGTCGCCAAGTTGGGTGACGCGGCCGTAGCCGGTAAGGCTGATGCCTACATTGACGCGCGTTTCGAGATCCTGGTGGAAGACGCCGCTAAAGACCCGGCTGGCGACCCCTTCCGCAAGCACATGATTCAGCAGGACGGCAAGACCACCGGCAATCCTGCGGCCGAAGCGCGCGCGAAGATGCTGGCCGACTTCAACTCCATTCAGCCCGCCAAGTAA